The sequence ctcatatttattcattattgtttttttaaattatttctatatagtttttattagattgtagtttaatatattttaataaaaagaaaatgagaaatgttgcttggcaactagctgaaataaaatatgtttaacattgcacttaaagggttaggtcacacaaatatgaaatttctttctgttCATCCTCGCaatacagtttaagatattttagatttagtccgaagcctttctgtcctttgaatgtaagtgtatgcctgcttgctgtccacgtccagaagatAATGAaatcatcatcaaagtagtccatctgtgacatcagttggttagttagactcttttgaaacgttgacaatacattttggtccaaaaataacaaaaaataggaatttattcagcattgtcttctcttccgtgttcctcaaataaagaatcaaacggtcatgattcaagattcgaattgagtgtcaaactggcaaactgctaaAATCCCGTGACATTGGTGATATGAATCacaaatcaatctgctgattcgcgaccatttgaatctttatttgaggtttgaaaacaaacgtggaagagaagacaatgctgaataaaatcacattttttgttatttttggaccaaaatgtattgtcgacgcttcaaaagagtctaactaaccaactgatgtcacagatggactactttgatgatgatttcattaccttctggacgtggacagcaagtgggcatacacttacattcaaaggacagaaaggcctcggactaaatctaaaatatcttaaactgtattccgaggatgaacagaggtcttacgggtgtggaacgacattggggtgagtcattaatgaaagaaatttcgtttttgggtgaactaacccttttatgtttattttatttttacagttttagcttttttttttttttagctcattataacaattcattattttattaagcATTTAATATTCATTACagtttatgatttttatttacTTCTATTAAAGCACAGGTCCATCTTTGGATCATTCTCAAGTCATAAAACTAAAATTcatgtaaacttttttttatttttattttattcaaactGTTGAACTGATcatatattctgtcattaaaaatatatttaattaaaaaaatatattggaaAAATAGAAACATTTTTTAGAAACATAAATGTCCATGGTCTAAGACTTTTGGTTCTCACTGTACATCTACAATGGCATAATAGTATAGTGCACCCTCATATGGCCCAGTCCtaatcacacacaccaccaaAAAAAGCAGGAAATACTcaaacactcaaacacacacacacacacacacacacaatgacggGAAAAGAAATAAAACAGCCTCCAGTCAATTGACGGTTCAGTGTGAGGCAACGCTACAACAGAGCTGTCACTGCAAACACTCTTCGGGTTCAAAAAACCACACTTCAGCCTAATtatacactgtgtgtgtgtggtgaccCTCAGCTCTGAGTCAAACAGAGATCCAGTCAATCTTCCTGTCTAGCTCTCGCTGTTCTCTCTCCCATAACAAACCCTAGAAGGAGCCCAGTGACCTGGTTCAGTACATATACTGGACTGAGCAATCATGGTGTCATATGCATGCTAGTTCTGACTGACTAAATTTAGCAGGAGACTGAATGTAAAAATGCTTCGCACCTGTGTGAAGAAGTTCTCCCTGAACTGGTGCATGTCAAACGGCTCTGTTTGTAGTCTGGCTGTGAGGGCAGAGTTTAAGATGACCATCAGTGAGCTAAAAACGAGAGAATTTGCATCGAAACCGCAAATGAGATCATTACCTCTACTCAAGACAGCTCCGTTCTCCTGATAGTCCTGTATCTCGGCATCCTTCCGAGCCAAGAGAGCAGCCAGATCCTCCACTTGCCGCTGCAGGACTCTACTCACTGCCAGCAGGGGGCGCACCAGCTGCCTGCACACCTGATTCACAAGCaagtttgtgcattaaaaaactATTAGGAAACCTAATGCATTGTATTTGAGAAATTAATTTCTACGGTCTCTAAATTATTACAGAGTCTACTAATTTCCTTTGTCATCTGATtgatcatttttaatttttaagtgCAAGTAAAAGGCCTCTTAATATAATTCTAAAAAATTCCACCTATATCTTATGGTTCATGTGTCCCTGCCGTGAAATCTTCACTGAttttaaaagtagtaaatgtaataataactAATTGTTAGTTAAATTTTAAGTAAAATTTCAAAATGAACATCTACTGGACTTCAGCAACTTAGGTAACTTAACTTatccatacatatatatatatatatatatatatatatattttagaaaaatcatgttaaaacaTAAGTATTAAATATGATATATCAGGCTTCAGAGGAACAAATATTCAAACATCTCGCATCATCATTGTATTGCATTACCTTATATGTTTCGACCcccacaaaaaaaagtttattttctcaaaaaactttttttagctgcaataaaattataaaaatatatatatttttttgtaaatgttaaaTTGAACTAATGCAGTCAATAGACCTGGAACTACTTCATAGCTGTGCATTTACCCGaaaaataattgcacaccttTGAATGTTTGGCAACCAATCTGAATCAAGCATTCAACAACCCTGTGGTATGATACTCCATGGCTAGCTGtgcattaaatgattttaatgcaGATGCAGAGGCAAAACCAAACCAGACATGAAGCAATTGAAATAATTTAATGCACTGCTAGCTGtggattatcccgcttattcAATAATCACTTACTAACATTGACAAGTTAAAGCTGttattaattatccacaatacttaattaattaatcaccACAATATTTGACCGGAAGGGTACAAATTACactttatctatttattttcgtCAGTTGCGGCACATTAGATCTagcattttgttcattttaaattagaCACATAGCTAAAGCAGTATGCTAAGATTACAGTTATTTGAGTATATGAATTATAGCGGTTATGGGAATTAATCATTAGGAGAGAAGAgagatgtttgtgtgtgtttcaatGAAAGCAGCGCATTAATACGGAGCAGTGATTAAACTGActggaactacctgtgcattCAACAGCTTTCATTaaaccttccagccaatcagaatgaaATTTTCAAAGAGACTATAGTATAATATATAAGGAAGGTTCATACCACGGCTACAGGTGTTGTGGTGCAGCGGAACTCCCAGTAGAACGGCAACCCAGCCAGCTCACTTTTGAGTTTGACTGTTAGACTGTCGCCGTGCCTTTCAAGAGCAACCTGTGCAGCAGAGATCGGATCATCATATTGACTGGAGAAACAAGGCCGTGCCACAGAACACAGATGAGAGAAAAAAGCCTGTGTTGGTGCCCTTAGACGCTTATTCAGATCCTATCATACAGAGAAAAAGAAGAGAGAATAAATTAGTTTGAAATATTCACAGGCTAACAATGCAACATATCCAGgcaaaaaagtacatttacatttaaattggcaaatgcttaagagtctatGATTTCATTGATTTTCATTGATTCACTGAAAGACTCCATTAACTAGGGTTAAAAGAACTGccatatatgtatataacatatataaacataataatcatgGCAATAATGATCCAACTTTAGACTCAAAGCATTTGTATATTTAAATCTTaacatttttttggggggggggggggggtgcagtGTATACCatcattatacacacacacacaatgttgatcaatatttttttttttttttttaaatgtttctgtAAGTCTTAAGTTCAGGTTCTGCTCAGCAAGGTTGCATTCATTTGAGCAAAGGTAAAGTAgatgtattaatgtgtgtgtgtgtgtgtgtgtgtgtgtgtgtgtgtgtgtgtgtgtacacttatttatattacattgtggggacattgtaatataaacttgagatcacctacattgtggggaccatacatggatttataaacatactaaattgttttttggaaaatgtaaaaatgcagaatgtttcctgttgatgggtaggtttaggggtagccagtgtagggggataaaatgtacagtttgtacagtgtaaaatccattatgcctttggaaagtccccacaattcacaaaaacacaactctgtgtgtgtgtgtgtgtgtgtgtgtgtgtgtgtgtgtgtaccgtaaTACACTACAATTTTAACAGTTtggtgtaaaataaaaaaaatattcagctaGGATATAATAGTATATCATTTAAAATGCTTCAAAACATatatgtttcaaataaatgcttttctttcgAACTTTCTAGTCATCAAAGAACCTTGAAGAAAATatgtttccacaaaaacacAACTTTGATTTCAACTGAACAAATGACACTGTTGTTTTTCTAGAGCTCTGTGTGCCAAGTGCGCATTGGCATAATATTAGTGTGATTGACTGGactttttaagcactgaattaAAGTCACTTCAACTAGATTCCAGCAGTGTTGTTCATTCTTGCCTGTGCTCGACTCTGAATGTCGTCTGCGTTCATTTCTTCCTCCCAGACTGTTTTCAGGTCACTCAGCAGAACCCGGTACTGTGTGTCACCGAACCAGGCTTTAGCCAGGAGATCAGAACCTCCGATATTCACTGGCACCCATGGGAGAGCAAACAGGGCTGCTTCCATTTCCCCACGGCACACTTTATACAATCTATttcatataaacaatataacatttttaaagtcaTCATGAAATCTAAATGTATTACTGTTTCTTTATGcaatattgcagtgattatttaTCCGTTAATTATTCACATAAACATCCAGTAACATAATACATTTTAGAAAtcgttttacatttttaatgggTGAAGAATTTAGCAGTATAAACTCACCAACAAGGGGGCTGTTTCGACTAACGCACATTCCCCATGAAAACAAACCAGGATTAAAACGTTCCGGGAGGAATAGTTGCGTTGTTGCTTCATAAAAAGACGAAATAACGTTACACTAATTTTGTTGCTCTGTCCAGCATTTTTATTGGACATTCGCAAGAAAAGCAATTCATGTAATATTCATGTAAGAGATCAATAACTTCTGCTCTAAACACGGCTTTGTATAATATTCTCTCTTCCGGTTGTTTcagttgaaaaaaataaaacgttaGTAGTTTTTATTTCCGTAAAATGTAAGAGTCAGAGATTAAGGGTTGGTGATTATGAATTTATGAAACTTGCACTTTGCCAGTATGAGCCTTGATTTCCAAAGATCCATTTTCTAATCCGTTTGTGCAATGTAGGATCCTGCAGAACATaaagttcagaagaacagcatttatcggaatagaaagcttttgtaacattatacactaccgttcaaaattTCAGAAGTCAGAAAAaacaaatacttttattcaaggattcacaaaaaaagtgacagtaaaaatcagttattataataaaccatttgtttgctttttttgttgttgttgcaacaATGGTAAAAACAAAAAGGAGCAAGTTTGCTATTGTATTTTGGAAAAAGCTATTACCATAAATTAGTGATCACACTATATTAAACTACATCATCACTTATATCAGAGGGAAATGATAGGTAAATAACACTAATGTAGAATCACCTAACTctggttgtaagcctaaacttgacataaactttaAACTTGTCCCTCAAATATGATTGGTTGGAATGTTGTGCCAGGATCAACACAGAGGAAGATCCAGGAACATGTACTTGCTGAAATCAGGTTCTGCAGGATGCTACATTTGACAAGCAGATTGGAAAATGGATCTATGAAAATCAAactatcaataataataatacatttgacaccaggcattatatatatattatatatacacacatacatatatatacacacaatgtTTTTGTAGGGAATGCTACAACCCCGGCACCATTTTTAAAACTATCAATTTATTGGTATTATAGCAATGGGAATTATTCTAGCCCCAGTGTAGTCAATAGAAAAAGTAAACCTGCTTAAAAAGTGAGTTTTATTAGCAAATtcacatatcttaaaatatgtgcACAGGGCCAACCCTTTAAAAGCATATGCGTCGTCAGTGTTGCATTAAGATCTAATGCATACAATTACTTTAAAGACTACTCAGACTTCCTTGGTAACCGTTTCTGTGTTTATATGTGGACCATTATGAAAGAAACACCCATTAAGCTTTCTCAAATTCTTTACAGCTTCACGTCATCTTGCATTCCAAGTCGACAATACATAAAATCCACATATACAACAATGGTCTGTGTCCAAGACATTGACTCCGACATTCAAAGAACAATGCGCTCAGACAAGCTGACATGTAAACTGACACATTCAACACTAGACAAAGCTCAGCTCACACTCACAAAATTATTCTGTTCATACAAATAACACCAACATATTTTGACAGCCATTTATTATTTGCCATTAAAACAGGAGAATGGCTTGTTATGTCGCAGTTTTTTtggaaatgtaaatataaaataaaacacttctTTAGAACAGTTTTAGGACAGCATTAAGAGCAAGTGGCTAATACAGAGATTAAGCTGAAGAATAGGGAAAATGGATTTAAATGTGTGTGGCTAACCATCAGACTCAGCAGATCCCCTCCCAGGCATTTCATAGAACAATCCCTGCATCTTTCCAGGACAGTGTCTCTGAGTTCTATACCGTCGCTGCTTTCTCAATGCAGTAACAATACATGTTGTCATAGTTGTGGGCATAATGGTGAACAGACAGTTACATCGTGAAATGCCTTGTGTAATCATATTCTATTGTAGGAATGACAGCTTGCACAAATTTCAGGAAAATCAGAAGATACCTGAAGTTATGAAAGTCAagggaaaaaagttttttttttttttaaataaaaaaagtgactCATAAAACAATGTAAACATTTGTTCATTCCAATAAGATCACAGAGAAAAAATCTGCAAGACTGATAAGCACACTACTAGACATActtggctataaaaaaaaaatcatgacttTAAAATCCTTTTGATGTGCAGTCGAAACCAGCATACATGGGAACTTCAATACAATCTCAATGCAGTTCATGAGCTGTTATAGTTATTGCATAGTTCTGATGACTTTACTATTATTCGAAAATGTGGGAAATCATAATTTCCCACATCAAGTTTTTTACATGTACCCTAtacaaatgtttggggtcaaaatgtttttaaaaaaattcagttttattcaGAAACTGTGTTTAATTGAtaaaattgatcacaagtgacatttaaaaaaagcttaaaggtgcactatggagctttccgtccactggagggcgcctattcaaaacaaatcgtagtttgatgacacaaaGTGTGagtgcagcatcttgggagatgtggtcttctcatcacagccggtggaaaataggactcgggcagaaatcacgttcatgcatgcggttattaacgttactgtagtctaaagcagagcaggaccgagtgttatggacctgagcacagctgctggagcgattgttaaacaaatacctgcctcgcaaataccgggacttttattatgacgggacgggagacagtcgccgggcgcctgcacagatctgctcttccggttatgattttgaggtaatgtagctctgtttatcatattagatacatttaagtgtgttcaaaacgatgttatgactttactccgtgcgttcacttgttcacactgctaagagtaaagcgctcctgtcaaataaaagccgaaaccgaggttaacgcagatatgacgcaattgacaggcgactctctcaaatgcaATGTTGAAAcatccctgtccttagttaaaatagcaattttctcacaatttacaaatagttggaaacttctgggatattgtaggtactcaactgaacaaaatatataacaccggcctagtggtttttggatattactgcaaaaatactacatagttcacctttaataaatgttacaaaagattggtattttaaaagtataaatagtatataaatagggcttattcaacttctttcctacagaTAGACATGCAGGCAAATGCAGTTTTGTATTAGTTTtagcagggtcgccgctagcttagcttagcataatgaatgaaatcctgttgccagctagcatgtcccaagtaaaagtaataaaaaaatttaaaaaacgaataacttcttgtggcctgcattgcatattcacaacgagtacaaatagcgatgcagattaagactaggcgatttcctaggcagatattgacttaggactatattatggggaagtaCAGGTGAAGCACTGCcacttgggcgcagagatatcaagGCTCTCATCCTCCAGGTGTTGAGCGATCGCAATTTGTTGCATGATAACAAATTCCCAAGTAGCAGTGGGCCCAAGTAGCAGAGCTtcgctgtttaaaaaaaaaaaaaatttaatcacttttacttgagacatgctagctggcaacataggattccattcattatgctaagctagcggcgaccctgccaaaccaaagcaatgcatgcactgagacaaaaatgcattttcccacatatctaaatgtaggaaagtagttgaataagccctatttctaaaaaacagtggagtgttcctttaaatggTAGTGCATGTTCTTACGCAtaaactgttttaaaaaaaaggatacATATGGACCCCAAGTTCTCCTCCTCCTTCTGCCACAGTCTCGATAATCTTTTTCATGACCTCTGCATGTCTGATAAGTAAAAGCAAGAGAGCAGATCATTAGTTTTC is a genomic window of Pseudorasbora parva isolate DD20220531a chromosome 12, ASM2467924v1, whole genome shotgun sequence containing:
- the nhej1 gene encoding non-homologous end-joining factor 1; this encodes MEAALFALPWVPVNIGGSDLLAKAWFGDTQYRVLLSDLKTVWEEEMNADDIQSRAQDLNKRLRAPTQAFFSHLCSVARPCFSSQYDDPISAAQVALERHGDSLTVKLKSELAGLPFYWEFRCTTTPVAVVCRQLVRPLLAVSRVLQRQVEDLAALLARKDAEIQDYQENGAVLSRARLQTEPFDMHQFRENFFTQIVPQMGVTLDSLGFDSELQALYMAVSSGKTGQKRKRSLDSSPASEDNHVAEPDHLQITDFPKGVASSLASQEQNYVKGSSGRPLVADNKQTIPLPSTAAAGSEERSTSRTKKKKAMGLFR